Proteins from a genomic interval of Diospyros lotus cultivar Yz01 chromosome 6, ASM1463336v1, whole genome shotgun sequence:
- the LOC127803667 gene encoding triacylglycerol lipase OBL1-like isoform X2, protein MASFDRSFSKSSLLLSQEDGSLLDAIRFLFFRRVGKAEFIACPAQEQLQESFKYRWIIFLSISVQKLLQAVAKPMAWFGSLLEMWLNLLSSNTNFFLMLWNLLRGKLVIPDRKSATFLSIIGHVDSRVELDKDIKHGDSRYNAALSMMASKASYENKAYLQTVVTDQWKMEFMDSFDFYNEYQKKSTTQAFVFRDKNVEPELIAVAFRGTEPFDPDAWCTDFDISWYELPEMGKVHRGFMRALGLQNSTGWPKDIQLADNQPMVAYYALRELLRKHLHDKAKFIVTGHSLGGALAVLFLAILAFHGEEWLLERLEGVYTFGQPRVGDEKFGDFMKQQLSKYSIRYHRFVYSNDMVPRLPYDDSTFMFKHFGTCIYFNCFYKAQVVSEEPNKNYFSPLSAIPKIVTAIWELIRSFTISYTKGADYREGWMLRFVRLMGLVVPGVSAHSLQDYVNATRLGSPDVYLQPHDDHKDQQSIQC, encoded by the exons ATGGCTTCTTTCGACCGGAGCTTCTCTAAAAGCTCTCTGCTGCTGTCGCAAGAGGATGGCTCCCTTCTCGACGCCATCCGCTTCCTGTTTTTCCGGCGTGTCGGCAAGGCAGAGTTCATAGCCTGTCCTGCCCAGGAACAGTTACAGGAGAGCTTCAAGTACAGGTGGATCATATTTCTCTCCATCTCGGTCCAGAAGCTTCTCCAAGCTGTGGCCAAGCCCATGGCTTGGTTCGGGTCTCTTCTGGAGATGTGGCTCAACCTCCTCTCCAGCAACACCAACTTCTTCCTCATGCTGTGGAACCTGCTCCGAG GGAAGCTGGTGATTCCTGACAGAAAGTCAGCAACTTTTTTGTCGATTATTGGACATGTAGACAGCCGAGTGGAGTTAGACAAAGACATCAAACACGGGGATAGCAGATACAATGCTGCACTGTCTATGATGGCTTCTAAAGCATCCTATGAGAATAAAGCCTACCTCCAAACTGTTGTCACAGATCAATGGAAG ATGGAGTTCATGGATTCCTTCGATTTCTACAACG aGTATCAGAAGAAATCTACGACACAAGCATTCGTGTTCCGCGACAAGAATGTCGAACCGGAGCTCATCGCCGTTGCCTTCAGAGGCACCGAACCCTTCGACCCAGATGCATGGTGCACCGATTTCGACATCTCCTGGTACGAGCTCCCCGAAATGGGGAAAGTCCACCGTGGCTTTATGAGGGCTTTAGGTCTACAGAATTCCACTGGCTGGCCCAAGGACATTCAACTGGCCGACAACCAGCCGATGGTGGCATACTACGCCCTCCGAGAATTGCTGAGAAAGCATTTGCACGACAAAGCCAAGTTTATAGTGACCGGCCACAGCTTGGGCGGCGCTCTGGCGGTGCTTTTTCTGGCGATTTTGGCGTTTCATGGCGAGGAATGGTTGCTGGAGAGACTAGAGGGGGTTTACACGTTTGGACAGCCTAGGGTAGGAGATGAGAAGTTCGGCGATTTCATGAAACAGCAGCTAAGTAAATACAGCATTCGATACCACAGGTTCGTGTATAGCAACGATATGGTGCCTAGGTTGCCGTACGATGATTCGACGTTCATGTTTAAGCACTTTGGGACGTGCATTTACTTTAACTGCTTCTATAAAGCCCAG GTCGTTTCAGAGGAGCCGAACAAGAACTACTTCTCGCCATTATCAGCTATACCCAAGATTGTAACTGCGATCTGGGAGCTGATTAGAAGCTTCACCATTTCGTACACCAAGGGAGCGGATTACAGAGAAGGGTGGATGCTTCGATTCGTGCGGTTAATGGGATTGGTGGTGCCGGGCGTGTCGGCTCATTCCCTACAAGATTACGTGAATGCTACCCGCTTGGGATCGCCGGACGTATATCTGCAACCGCATGATGATCACAAGGATCAACAGAGCATCCAGTGTTGA
- the LOC127803667 gene encoding triacylglycerol lipase OBL1-like isoform X1 codes for MASFDRSFSKSSLLLSQEDGSLLDAIRFLFFRRVGKAEFIACPAQEQLQESFKYRWIIFLSISVQKLLQAVAKPMAWFGSLLEMWLNLLSSNTNFFLMLWNLLRGKLVIPDRKSATFLSIIGHVDSRVELDKDIKHGDSRYNAALSMMASKASYENKAYLQTVVTDQWKMEFMDSFDFYNEYQKKSTTQAFVFRDKNVEPELIAVAFRGTEPFDPDAWCTDFDISWYELPEMGKVHRGFMRALGLQNSTGWPKDIQLADNQPMVAYYALRELLRKHLHDKAKFIVTGHSLGGALAVLFLAILAFHGEEWLLERLEGVYTFGQPRVGDEKFGDFMKQQLSKYSIRYHRFVYSNDMVPRLPYDDSTFMFKHFGTCIYFNCFYKAQQVVSEEPNKNYFSPLSAIPKIVTAIWELIRSFTISYTKGADYREGWMLRFVRLMGLVVPGVSAHSLQDYVNATRLGSPDVYLQPHDDHKDQQSIQC; via the exons ATGGCTTCTTTCGACCGGAGCTTCTCTAAAAGCTCTCTGCTGCTGTCGCAAGAGGATGGCTCCCTTCTCGACGCCATCCGCTTCCTGTTTTTCCGGCGTGTCGGCAAGGCAGAGTTCATAGCCTGTCCTGCCCAGGAACAGTTACAGGAGAGCTTCAAGTACAGGTGGATCATATTTCTCTCCATCTCGGTCCAGAAGCTTCTCCAAGCTGTGGCCAAGCCCATGGCTTGGTTCGGGTCTCTTCTGGAGATGTGGCTCAACCTCCTCTCCAGCAACACCAACTTCTTCCTCATGCTGTGGAACCTGCTCCGAG GGAAGCTGGTGATTCCTGACAGAAAGTCAGCAACTTTTTTGTCGATTATTGGACATGTAGACAGCCGAGTGGAGTTAGACAAAGACATCAAACACGGGGATAGCAGATACAATGCTGCACTGTCTATGATGGCTTCTAAAGCATCCTATGAGAATAAAGCCTACCTCCAAACTGTTGTCACAGATCAATGGAAG ATGGAGTTCATGGATTCCTTCGATTTCTACAACG aGTATCAGAAGAAATCTACGACACAAGCATTCGTGTTCCGCGACAAGAATGTCGAACCGGAGCTCATCGCCGTTGCCTTCAGAGGCACCGAACCCTTCGACCCAGATGCATGGTGCACCGATTTCGACATCTCCTGGTACGAGCTCCCCGAAATGGGGAAAGTCCACCGTGGCTTTATGAGGGCTTTAGGTCTACAGAATTCCACTGGCTGGCCCAAGGACATTCAACTGGCCGACAACCAGCCGATGGTGGCATACTACGCCCTCCGAGAATTGCTGAGAAAGCATTTGCACGACAAAGCCAAGTTTATAGTGACCGGCCACAGCTTGGGCGGCGCTCTGGCGGTGCTTTTTCTGGCGATTTTGGCGTTTCATGGCGAGGAATGGTTGCTGGAGAGACTAGAGGGGGTTTACACGTTTGGACAGCCTAGGGTAGGAGATGAGAAGTTCGGCGATTTCATGAAACAGCAGCTAAGTAAATACAGCATTCGATACCACAGGTTCGTGTATAGCAACGATATGGTGCCTAGGTTGCCGTACGATGATTCGACGTTCATGTTTAAGCACTTTGGGACGTGCATTTACTTTAACTGCTTCTATAAAGCCCAG CAGGTCGTTTCAGAGGAGCCGAACAAGAACTACTTCTCGCCATTATCAGCTATACCCAAGATTGTAACTGCGATCTGGGAGCTGATTAGAAGCTTCACCATTTCGTACACCAAGGGAGCGGATTACAGAGAAGGGTGGATGCTTCGATTCGTGCGGTTAATGGGATTGGTGGTGCCGGGCGTGTCGGCTCATTCCCTACAAGATTACGTGAATGCTACCCGCTTGGGATCGCCGGACGTATATCTGCAACCGCATGATGATCACAAGGATCAACAGAGCATCCAGTGTTGA